One genomic region from Lineus longissimus chromosome 6, tnLinLong1.2, whole genome shotgun sequence encodes:
- the LOC135489626 gene encoding uncharacterized protein LOC135489626, whose translation MFLSTMFNKLLLGIFILSFSVKDVKSDELACFTTGSQSATKCEAAIRYPVCIKKLEDGKVVKFCKAVGYCYNQSNCWECRNTGCNGAHAAGRLAVWIVTSGVTIVHILKYHIT comes from the exons ATGTTCCTCTCTACAATGTTTAACAAACTTTTGTTAGGCATTTTCATCCTTTCCTTCTCAGTCAAAG ATGTAAAGTCTGATGAACTAGCGTGTTTTACCACTGGATCACAGTCAGCTACCAAATGTGAGGCAGCCATCCGATATCCCGTCTGCATT AAAAAGCTCGAAGACGGGAAGGTGGTAAAGTTTTGCAAGGCGGTCGGTTACTGTTATAATCAAAGTAACTGTTGGGAGTGTAGGAACACGGGCTGCAATGGGGCACACGCCGCGGGAAGGCTGGCTGTTTGGATTGTAACATCAGGTGTCACCATAGTTCACATTCTTAAATACCA tatcACATGA